The following coding sequences lie in one Hyphobacterium sp. CCMP332 genomic window:
- a CDS encoding L,D-transpeptidase — MTRFTVTSDGVFQSPTGTVRAALGKGGVKPEADKVEGDGATPLGVYTLRRVLYRKDRGDAPTTALPVRAIHSDDGWCDAPDDPAYNRPVRLPYPASCEEMARRDELYDIVVVLSHNDDPPVPGKGSAVFLHCAKPGYPPTLGCVALARDDLEHVLANARPGDTLEIRR, encoded by the coding sequence ATGACCCGATTTACCGTCACCTCTGATGGCGTCTTTCAATCGCCGACCGGCACCGTTCGCGCAGCGCTCGGCAAGGGCGGTGTGAAGCCGGAAGCGGACAAGGTGGAAGGCGATGGTGCCACACCGCTCGGCGTCTACACGCTGAGGCGAGTACTCTACCGCAAAGATCGCGGCGATGCGCCCACAACGGCGCTGCCGGTTCGCGCGATCCACTCCGACGATGGCTGGTGTGATGCGCCCGATGACCCGGCCTACAACCGGCCGGTGCGCCTGCCCTATCCGGCATCGTGTGAAGAGATGGCGCGGCGCGATGAACTCTACGACATCGTTGTTGTGCTGTCGCACAATGATGATCCGCCGGTGCCGGGCAAGGGCTCTGCGGTTTTCCTGCATTGCGCCAAGCCGGGCTATCCGCCAACGCTGGGCTGTGTGGCGCTGGCGCGGGACGATCTGGAACACGTACTTGCGAACGCCAGGCCCGGCGATACGCTCGAAATCAGGCGCTAG
- a CDS encoding YggS family pyridoxal phosphate-dependent enzyme, translating into MTDSVNEFAARRNDILKRIAAAAKAADRLAADVALVGVSKKQPDTRIEHALAAGQRVFGENRVQEAQARWDGRRADYADLELRLIGPLQTNKAQDAVALFDVIETLDRPKLAKALKAAMEKTGRTPRLYVQVNTGEEDQKAGIAPPDLAGFLTSLREDFGFQIEGLMCIPPVEDPAGPHFALLADLAAANGIEKLSMGMSGDYETAVKFGATSVRVGSALFGERPSA; encoded by the coding sequence ATGACCGACTCTGTAAACGAATTCGCCGCCCGCCGGAATGATATCCTGAAGCGGATCGCCGCCGCGGCGAAGGCCGCGGACCGGTTAGCCGCAGATGTGGCGCTGGTGGGCGTTTCCAAGAAACAGCCCGACACGCGCATTGAACACGCCCTTGCGGCGGGTCAGCGCGTTTTTGGCGAGAACCGAGTTCAGGAAGCACAGGCCCGCTGGGACGGCCGGCGCGCCGATTATGCGGACCTCGAATTACGGCTGATAGGCCCGTTACAGACCAACAAGGCGCAAGACGCGGTCGCTCTGTTTGACGTCATCGAAACGCTGGACCGGCCCAAACTCGCCAAAGCCCTCAAGGCCGCGATGGAAAAGACCGGCCGCACGCCGCGCCTCTATGTGCAGGTCAATACCGGCGAGGAAGACCAGAAGGCGGGAATCGCCCCGCCTGATCTCGCCGGTTTCCTGACATCGCTGCGCGAGGATTTCGGGTTTCAGATCGAAGGCCTGATGTGCATTCCGCCGGTCGAGGATCCCGCCGGTCCGCATTTTGCCCTGCTGGCGGACCTGGCCGCCGCCAATGGCATCGAAAAACTCTCCATGGGGATGAGCGGCGATTATGAAACGGCGGTGAAGTTTGGCGCGACCAGCGTGCGGGTCGGCTCGGCCCTGTTTGGGGAGCGTCCTAGCGCCTGA
- a CDS encoding response regulator transcription factor — MSAKKTILCVDDDDDLRETLIEQFGFHDEFDVRDADTATKGIRIARDERVDIVLLDVDLPDMDGREACRLMRKNGVTAPVVMLTGQNTDADQILGLESGANDYVTKPFKFSVLLARVRAHLRSHEQSEDAIFQIGPYEFKPSMKLLVTSDEKKIRLTEKETNILKYLYRSGGKPVSRDELLHEVWGYNPNVTTHTLETHIYRLRQKIELDPSCARLLITEGGGYRLQS; from the coding sequence ATGAGTGCGAAAAAAACGATTCTGTGCGTCGATGATGACGATGACCTCCGCGAAACCCTGATCGAACAATTCGGGTTTCATGACGAATTCGACGTCCGCGATGCGGACACGGCGACCAAGGGCATCCGGATTGCCCGTGACGAGCGCGTCGACATCGTGCTTCTGGACGTCGACCTGCCGGATATGGACGGCCGCGAGGCCTGCCGCCTGATGCGCAAGAATGGCGTGACGGCACCGGTCGTGATGCTCACAGGACAGAATACCGATGCCGACCAGATCCTCGGCCTGGAATCGGGCGCCAATGACTATGTCACCAAACCCTTCAAATTCTCGGTCCTGCTGGCCCGGGTCCGTGCCCATCTGCGCAGCCATGAGCAGAGTGAAGATGCCATCTTCCAGATCGGGCCCTACGAATTCAAGCCGTCCATGAAATTGCTGGTGACGTCAGACGAGAAGAAGATCCGCCTGACGGAGAAGGAAACGAATATCCTCAAATATCTCTACCGCTCGGGCGGCAAGCCGGTCTCGCGCGACGAACTCCTGCATGAAGTCTGGGGCTATAATCCCAATGTCACCACACACACGCTGGAAACCCACATTTACCGTCTGCGCCAGAAGATCGAGCTCGACCCGTCCTGCGCGCGCCTTCTGATCACCGAAGGCGGTGGTTATCGCCTGCAATCATAA
- a CDS encoding energy transducer TonB, which produces MIRTSFLIALLALCVSACSSVASLPGTERLDPRSEPFMPAQPFPVPANVERLIGPEDCQGAQLAAREFEMPVYPARAYSRGLQGWVVVRFHVYDTGRPHRVRSAESIPAGHFDAAAVRAVEDWRFRELPGGQALSNCVVLFEFRNGTVRVR; this is translated from the coding sequence ATGATCCGAACTTCTTTCCTGATCGCCCTTCTGGCCTTGTGTGTCAGCGCCTGTTCGTCCGTGGCCTCACTGCCCGGCACCGAACGGCTGGATCCGCGCTCGGAACCCTTCATGCCGGCACAACCCTTTCCGGTGCCGGCCAATGTCGAACGGCTGATCGGGCCGGAGGATTGTCAGGGCGCACAGCTGGCCGCCCGCGAATTCGAGATGCCGGTCTATCCGGCCCGCGCCTATTCGCGAGGCCTTCAAGGCTGGGTGGTCGTCCGCTTCCATGTTTATGACACTGGCCGTCCGCATCGCGTCCGCTCGGCTGAGTCCATTCCCGCCGGGCATTTCGATGCGGCCGCCGTGCGGGCTGTGGAAGACTGGCGCTTTCGCGAATTGCCGGGCGGGCAGGCCCTGTCCAATTGCGTGGTGTTATTCGAGTTCCGTAACGGCACGGTTCGCGTTAGATAA
- the ahcY gene encoding adenosylhomocysteinase, whose protein sequence is MSDYQVKDLSLAKWGRTEIDMAEIEMPGLMALREEYGAAQPLKGARIAGSLHMTIQTAVLIETLTALGAEVRWASCNIFSTQDHAAAAIAETGVPVFAHKGETLEEYWDFADKIFTWPNGETANMILDDGGDATMYLILGEKAENDPSVLGEPKSEEEQYLFAQIKKRIAATPGWFAKAKAAIKGVSEETTTGVMRLYQMQKRGELPFPAINVNDSVTKSKFDNRYGCRESLVDSIRRGTDVMMAGKTALVCGYGDVGKGSAESLAQAGARVSVTEVDPICALQACMDGFAVVRVEDVIDDCDIFVTATGNKDVLTVDHMRAMKDMAIVCNIGHFDNEIQVEALRNFQWTNVKPQVDLVQFPEGNRIILLSEGRLVNLGNANGHPSFVMSASFTNQTLAQIELWLRGEQYGNEVYILPKHLDEKVAALHLPKLGAKLTELSTEQADYVGVEQKGPYKAEHYRY, encoded by the coding sequence ATGTCTGATTACCAAGTCAAAGACCTGTCGCTGGCCAAATGGGGCCGCACCGAAATCGACATGGCGGAAATCGAAATGCCGGGCCTGATGGCGCTGCGCGAGGAATATGGCGCGGCACAGCCGCTGAAAGGCGCGCGGATTGCCGGTTCACTGCACATGACCATCCAGACGGCGGTGCTGATCGAGACCCTCACCGCGCTGGGCGCGGAAGTGCGCTGGGCCTCCTGCAACATCTTCTCGACGCAGGACCATGCCGCGGCGGCGATCGCTGAAACCGGCGTGCCGGTCTTTGCCCACAAGGGCGAGACGCTGGAAGAATACTGGGATTTTGCCGACAAGATCTTCACCTGGCCGAATGGCGAGACCGCCAACATGATCCTCGATGATGGCGGCGATGCCACCATGTATCTGATCCTCGGCGAGAAAGCCGAGAATGACCCGTCCGTGCTGGGCGAGCCGAAATCGGAAGAAGAGCAATACCTCTTTGCCCAGATCAAGAAGCGGATTGCCGCAACACCGGGCTGGTTTGCCAAGGCCAAGGCCGCGATCAAGGGCGTTTCCGAAGAAACCACGACCGGCGTGATGCGCCTCTATCAGATGCAAAAACGCGGCGAGCTGCCCTTCCCGGCGATCAATGTGAATGACTCGGTCACCAAGTCGAAGTTTGACAACCGTTATGGTTGCCGGGAAAGCCTGGTGGATTCCATCCGCCGTGGCACCGATGTGATGATGGCCGGAAAGACAGCCCTCGTCTGCGGCTATGGCGATGTCGGCAAGGGCTCGGCAGAATCGCTGGCGCAGGCCGGTGCCCGCGTTTCCGTCACCGAAGTCGACCCGATCTGCGCGCTTCAGGCCTGCATGGACGGTTTCGCCGTTGTGCGCGTCGAGGACGTGATTGATGATTGCGATATCTTCGTCACCGCCACCGGCAACAAGGACGTTCTGACCGTCGACCACATGCGCGCCATGAAGGACATGGCCATCGTTTGCAATATCGGCCATTTCGACAACGAGATTCAGGTCGAGGCATTGCGGAACTTCCAGTGGACGAATGTGAAGCCGCAGGTCGATCTGGTGCAATTCCCGGAAGGCAACCGGATCATCCTTCTCTCCGAAGGCCGTCTGGTGAATCTCGGCAATGCCAATGGTCACCCGTCCTTCGTGATGTCGGCCTCCTTCACCAATCAGACCCTGGCCCAGATCGAGCTCTGGCTGCGCGGTGAGCAATACGGCAATGAGGTCTACATCCTGCCCAAGCATCTGGATGAAAAGGTCGCCGCCCTCCACCTGCCGAAACTGGGTGCAAAACTGACCGAGCTGTCCACCGAACAGGCCGATTATGTCGGCGTCGAGCAAAAAGGCCCCTACAAGGCCGAGCATTACCGCTACTAG
- a CDS encoding NtrZ family periplasmic regulatory protein has protein sequence MSQVLKAWTIVVAVAGFVASAPGAFAFQDAVSASSDADAQAWYETYTLDSNVAPGVNLDFPDNQVEFQSGDGWGFTLGIDRNDEQRREFDSIDAGVYVDLNQRFRFGGSIRFSNPDNLVTGPQIDNRAPEVKFETGWRF, from the coding sequence ATGAGCCAGGTGTTAAAAGCATGGACGATCGTTGTTGCGGTCGCGGGGTTTGTCGCCTCCGCGCCGGGCGCTTTTGCGTTCCAGGATGCGGTTAGCGCCTCGTCCGATGCCGATGCTCAGGCCTGGTATGAAACCTACACGCTGGACTCGAATGTAGCGCCCGGGGTCAATCTCGATTTCCCGGACAATCAGGTGGAATTCCAGTCCGGCGATGGCTGGGGCTTTACCCTCGGCATTGACCGTAATGACGAGCAGCGCCGTGAATTCGACTCGATCGATGCCGGCGTCTATGTCGATCTCAATCAGCGCTTCCGTTTTGGCGGATCGATCCGTTTTTCCAATCCGGACAATCTGGTCACCGGCCCGCAGATCGATAATCGTGCGCCGGAAGTGAAGTTTGAAACCGGCTGGCGCTTCTAG
- a CDS encoding DUF3576 domain-containing protein: MKFSRSLTLPVLALSMLALAACSSSRSTESGDDGRSGLRLPSFSGGASDQRPAGIGVNSFLWRASLDTISFMPLDQVDPFGGVIVTDWYANPEQPNERFQVTVYILDTRLRGDALSVRVFRQERSEAGEWVDATVTPQTGIDIENAILTRARQLRISTLDN, from the coding sequence ATGAAGTTCAGCCGCTCCCTAACCTTGCCGGTTCTAGCGCTATCCATGCTGGCGCTTGCGGCGTGCTCGTCCTCACGCAGTACCGAATCCGGCGATGATGGCCGCAGCGGCCTTCGTCTGCCCAGCTTTTCCGGCGGTGCCAGCGATCAGCGTCCGGCGGGTATCGGCGTCAACAGCTTTCTGTGGCGCGCCAGCCTCGACACGATCAGCTTCATGCCGCTGGATCAGGTCGATCCGTTCGGCGGCGTGATCGTCACCGACTGGTATGCCAATCCGGAACAGCCGAATGAGCGCTTCCAGGTCACGGTCTATATCCTCGATACGCGACTTCGCGGCGATGCCTTGTCTGTGCGGGTCTTCCGTCAGGAACGCTCTGAAGCCGGCGAATGGGTGGACGCAACCGTTACACCGCAAACCGGGATCGATATTGAAAACGCGATCCTGACGCGGGCGCGGCAATTGCGGATCTCGACGCTCGACAACTAA
- a CDS encoding stimulus-sensing domain-containing protein, with protein MVLDTVTRRASRTIRSVRGVSFSRLAWIILTANGLALLVLIVGMLAVSETRRGLVNAKIEALRVEGELIANVMAEGAAESDPSPRLLDGDARLILRDLYLPEEVRARIYNKAAQLVADSHLLADRFDVTELPPPGEMLPGDFAEDARSLLSRLMDGFGGWFRTEEERAALDRTLEEEIAGAIGGETIAGVRRQPDGSRVVSVSVPIQPVRAVVGVVTLESFDLDEIIADERRALFPFILIAALVSILTSLTLTVFIARPIRRLAKAARRVRMAKGRRVEMPSLAGRRDEIGELGEAMREMTAALYDRMDAIEQFAADVAHELKNPLTSIRSAAEILPRAQTDEQRERLLRVIASDVRRMDRLITDISRASRLDAELSREDVGQVDLVQLMRDTVSAYEASRSDEPELIFKTSLERALVEGRAAPLGQVIRNLIDNAITFSPEDGTIRIALSVSETGQLKLTIDDDGPGIPPDNLETIFKRFYTERPAGAEFGSHSGLGLAISRQIVDVHGGDIRAENRCDTDGRVTGARFIVTLPRAAQI; from the coding sequence ATGGTGTTGGATACCGTTACAAGGAGAGCTAGCCGGACGATCCGTTCGGTTCGCGGGGTCTCCTTTTCCCGCCTCGCCTGGATCATCCTTACCGCCAATGGTCTGGCCTTGCTGGTTCTGATCGTCGGTATGCTGGCCGTGTCCGAAACCCGGCGGGGACTGGTCAATGCCAAGATCGAGGCCCTGCGCGTCGAGGGCGAGCTAATCGCCAATGTGATGGCCGAAGGCGCCGCCGAGAGCGACCCGTCGCCGCGTCTGCTGGACGGGGATGCCCGGCTGATACTGCGGGACCTCTATCTTCCGGAAGAGGTGCGGGCGCGCATCTACAACAAGGCCGCGCAGCTGGTCGCGGACAGTCATCTGCTGGCCGACCGGTTTGATGTGACAGAGCTGCCGCCGCCAGGAGAGATGCTGCCCGGGGATTTTGCCGAGGATGCGCGCAGCCTGCTCTCGCGCCTGATGGACGGGTTTGGCGGCTGGTTCCGGACTGAGGAAGAGCGCGCCGCGCTCGACCGCACGCTGGAAGAGGAAATCGCCGGAGCAATCGGTGGTGAAACCATCGCCGGCGTGCGGCGGCAACCGGATGGCTCACGCGTGGTCTCGGTGTCCGTGCCGATCCAGCCGGTGCGCGCCGTTGTCGGTGTGGTGACGCTGGAATCCTTCGATCTTGACGAGATTATTGCGGATGAGCGCCGGGCGCTCTTTCCCTTCATCCTGATAGCGGCGCTGGTCAGTATCCTGACATCGCTGACACTGACCGTCTTTATCGCCCGCCCGATCCGCCGGCTGGCGAAGGCGGCGCGGCGCGTGCGCATGGCGAAGGGACGACGCGTGGAAATGCCGTCTCTTGCCGGGCGCCGCGACGAAATCGGTGAGCTGGGCGAAGCGATGCGGGAGATGACCGCAGCCCTTTATGACCGGATGGACGCGATCGAGCAATTTGCCGCCGATGTGGCGCATGAGCTGAAAAACCCGCTGACCTCGATCCGGTCGGCCGCGGAAATCCTGCCTCGCGCGCAGACGGACGAACAGCGCGAGCGCCTTCTGCGTGTGATTGCCTCGGATGTCCGCCGGATGGACCGGCTGATCACAGATATTTCCCGGGCGTCACGCCTCGATGCCGAGCTGTCCCGCGAGGATGTCGGCCAGGTCGATCTCGTGCAATTGATGCGCGACACGGTCAGCGCCTATGAAGCGTCGCGTTCGGATGAGCCCGAGCTGATCTTCAAAACCTCGCTGGAGCGCGCCCTGGTCGAGGGCCGGGCGGCACCGCTGGGGCAGGTCATCCGCAACCTGATCGACAATGCGATCACCTTTTCACCCGAAGACGGCACCATCCGCATCGCGTTGAGCGTTTCTGAAACGGGACAGCTGAAACTCACCATTGATGATGACGGGCCGGGCATTCCGCCCGACAATCTCGAAACCATTTTCAAACGCTTCTATACCGAGCGGCCAGCCGGCGCGGAATTCGGGTCGCATTCCGGCCTCGGGCTGGCGATTTCGCGCCAGATTGTCGATGTCCATGGCGGCGATATCCGCGCAGAAAACCGGTGCGATACAGATGGCCGGGTAACCGGTGCCCGCTTCATCGTCACCCTGCCGCGTGCTGCGCAAATATGA
- a CDS encoding thiamine phosphate synthase, producing the protein MSSRTYSQAMKLARLAARWPGIPGFLPPLIAVTDPQRTPDVAAFARGLPDNCALIYRHFGRTERFAEAHDLSAIARARGLVLLIAADPELAEACDAEGVHWPARLVREAQRWRNTHSGAIMTMSAHNRRELALAARTGADAVLLSPVFATRSHAGKAGLGPLRATSLTTRARLPVYALGGITADTAKRLANSGFSGLAAIDGLKP; encoded by the coding sequence ATGTCCTCCCGCACCTATTCCCAAGCGATGAAACTGGCAAGGCTTGCCGCCAGATGGCCCGGCATTCCGGGCTTCCTGCCGCCCCTTATCGCAGTGACGGATCCGCAGCGAACGCCGGATGTTGCCGCCTTTGCACGCGGCCTGCCGGATAACTGCGCGCTGATCTATCGCCATTTTGGCCGGACCGAACGGTTCGCCGAAGCGCATGATCTTTCGGCCATAGCGCGGGCCAGAGGACTGGTTCTGCTGATTGCAGCAGATCCGGAGCTGGCCGAGGCGTGCGATGCTGAGGGTGTGCACTGGCCGGCCCGCCTGGTCCGGGAGGCGCAGCGCTGGCGGAACACCCATTCGGGGGCGATCATGACGATGTCGGCGCATAACCGGCGCGAACTCGCGCTGGCAGCTCGGACCGGAGCAGATGCTGTGCTGCTATCGCCGGTCTTTGCCACACGCAGCCATGCCGGAAAGGCCGGGTTGGGCCCTTTGCGGGCAACCTCCCTCACAACCCGCGCGAGGCTGCCGGTCTATGCGCTCGGTGGCATAACGGCAGACACGGCAAAGCGTCTGGCAAATTCAGGATTTTCGGGATTGGCAGCGATTGACGGGTTAAAACCCTAG
- a CDS encoding response regulator transcription factor — translation MATIALVDDDENIITSVSIFLEGEGYKVRTFNDGAAALEALTDDPADLGVFDIKMPRMDGLELLRRLRQSSNMPVIFLTSKDDEFDEALGLNLGADDYITKPFSQRLLGERVKAVLRRARPDPVGDPGQPGGDSKPIMRGRLSLDPNRHSCSWEGEPVRLTVTEFLILQSLAQRPGYVKSRDALMDAAYDDQIYVDDRTIDSHIKRVRKKFREVDKTFDAIETLYGVGYRYKES, via the coding sequence ATGGCCACAATCGCGCTGGTCGATGACGACGAGAATATCATCACGTCGGTATCCATTTTTCTGGAAGGCGAAGGCTACAAGGTGCGCACCTTCAATGATGGTGCCGCTGCGCTGGAAGCCTTGACGGATGACCCGGCGGATCTGGGCGTGTTCGACATCAAGATGCCGCGCATGGACGGGCTGGAACTTCTGCGCCGCCTGCGTCAGTCGTCCAATATGCCGGTCATTTTCCTGACCTCGAAAGACGACGAATTTGACGAGGCTCTGGGTCTCAATCTCGGTGCCGATGATTATATCACCAAACCCTTTTCCCAGCGTCTTCTGGGCGAGCGGGTGAAAGCCGTCCTGCGCCGCGCCCGGCCGGATCCTGTGGGCGATCCCGGACAGCCTGGCGGAGATTCCAAACCAATCATGCGGGGGCGGCTGTCACTCGACCCCAATCGTCATTCCTGTTCGTGGGAAGGCGAGCCGGTGCGGCTGACGGTGACGGAATTCCTGATCCTGCAATCCCTGGCGCAACGCCCCGGCTATGTGAAAAGCCGCGATGCGCTGATGGATGCGGCCTATGATGATCAGATCTATGTCGACGACCGGACCATCGACAGTCACATCAAACGGGTCCGCAAGAAATTCAGAGAAGTCGACAAGACGTTCGACGCCATCGAGACGCTTTATGGTGTTGGATACCGTTACAAGGAGAGCTAG
- a CDS encoding HPr family phosphocarrier protein, whose translation MPVSKQVLITNQRGLHARASAKFVDMAAGFDAEIHVRRGEEVVAASSIMDILMLAAGPGTEITILADGPDADAALAALTQLVEDKFYESV comes from the coding sequence GTGCCGGTTTCAAAACAGGTCTTGATTACCAACCAGCGCGGCCTGCATGCGCGGGCCTCGGCAAAATTCGTCGATATGGCGGCGGGCTTTGATGCAGAAATCCACGTCCGGCGCGGCGAGGAGGTCGTTGCGGCGTCCTCCATCATGGATATCCTGATGCTGGCCGCCGGGCCGGGCACCGAGATCACCATTCTCGCCGACGGGCCGGACGCAGACGCAGCGCTGGCCGCCCTCACTCAACTCGTCGAGGACAAGTTCTACGAATCTGTCTGA
- a CDS encoding DUF922 domain-containing protein, producing the protein MRIGLGLVCLAFSCGVAAAQTPVSTAETLDIHHYEVTGLSPEHLIASFRNRPDPAVMATTRGGLSIRYDFAFGGDECRLMQVDLTLDIDITYPLWREEDRGSQDMRAAWQRFKTALEIHEEGHVERFRDAAGRLSDRLAAIPPAPSCHTVRAAVDRHREQFDREVEAEQATYERETDNGATQGARLRFR; encoded by the coding sequence ATGCGTATTGGGCTTGGGCTGGTCTGCTTGGCATTCAGTTGCGGTGTTGCCGCGGCCCAGACTCCGGTATCGACGGCTGAGACGCTGGACATTCATCATTATGAAGTCACCGGTCTCTCGCCGGAGCATTTGATCGCCTCGTTTCGCAACCGCCCGGATCCGGCCGTCATGGCAACCACACGCGGCGGTCTGTCCATTCGCTATGATTTTGCCTTTGGCGGCGATGAGTGCCGTTTGATGCAGGTCGATCTGACGCTGGATATCGACATCACCTATCCGCTATGGCGCGAGGAAGACCGGGGATCGCAAGACATGCGCGCGGCGTGGCAGCGGTTCAAAACCGCGCTGGAAATACATGAGGAGGGCCATGTCGAGCGGTTTCGCGATGCAGCGGGCCGCCTCTCAGACCGACTCGCGGCCATTCCGCCGGCGCCGTCCTGCCATACCGTCCGCGCTGCGGTGGACCGGCACCGCGAGCAGTTCGACCGTGAGGTGGAAGCCGAACAAGCGACTTATGAACGCGAGACCGATAATGGCGCGACTCAAGGCGCGCGGCTCAGGTTTCGCTAA
- a CDS encoding exodeoxyribonuclease III, whose translation MTTLSIASWNVNSVRLRAVPLIAPFVAAAAPDVLCLQEIKCRTEEFPEKAFREMGYEHFHVRGQKGMHGVAIASKFPLEDLGDEAICPRAEARHQRVGVKGIELHNFYIPAGGDEPDVETNPRFAHKMDFLARTTDYFAARDTAKDRIVILGDFNIAPYEHDVWSHKQLLKVVSHTPGEVDALNAMLAAGDFIDVAREIIPEPEKIYTWWSYRSKDYRASNRGRRLDHIWVTPALKDAALARGRDGFRIYEPERAREKPSDHVPIVLDLVL comes from the coding sequence ATGACGACGCTTTCGATTGCGAGCTGGAATGTGAATTCTGTGCGCCTGCGCGCCGTGCCGCTGATTGCGCCCTTTGTGGCTGCCGCAGCGCCGGACGTATTGTGCCTGCAGGAGATCAAATGCCGGACGGAGGAATTCCCGGAAAAAGCCTTCCGCGAGATGGGCTATGAACATTTCCATGTGCGCGGTCAGAAGGGGATGCACGGGGTCGCGATTGCCTCGAAGTTTCCGCTTGAGGATCTGGGCGATGAAGCCATCTGCCCGCGCGCGGAAGCCCGCCATCAACGCGTTGGCGTGAAGGGCATCGAATTGCACAATTTCTATATCCCCGCCGGCGGCGATGAGCCGGATGTCGAGACCAATCCGCGCTTTGCGCACAAGATGGATTTTCTGGCGCGGACGACGGATTACTTCGCGGCGCGGGACACGGCGAAGGACCGGATTGTCATTCTCGGCGACTTCAACATTGCGCCCTATGAGCACGATGTCTGGTCACACAAACAGCTTCTGAAGGTCGTCTCGCACACGCCGGGCGAGGTTGATGCGCTGAACGCCATGCTGGCGGCGGGTGATTTCATCGATGTGGCGCGGGAAATCATCCCGGAACCGGAAAAGATCTACACCTGGTGGAGCTATCGCTCGAAGGATTACCGCGCCTCCAACCGGGGTCGGCGTCTGGATCATATCTGGGTGACACCCGCGCTGAAAGACGCCGCTCTGGCACGCGGCCGCGACGGTTTCCGGATATACGAGCCGGAACGCGCGCGGGAAAAGCCATCCGATCACGTGCCGATTGTGCTGGATCTGGTGCTTTAG
- a CDS encoding PTS sugar transporter subunit IIA translates to MIGLLIVTHGDLAREFIAATEHVVGPLKHCDAICIGPDDDLEDRRNDIRDAIKILDTGAGVLILTDMFGGTPSNLAISQLTPGKVEVLAGINLPMMIKLAESRSAMALDALAEAGEVAGRRYIARASTVLVGASK, encoded by the coding sequence ATGATCGGTCTGCTGATCGTTACACATGGTGATCTTGCGCGCGAATTTATCGCCGCGACCGAGCATGTTGTCGGGCCGCTGAAGCATTGCGACGCCATCTGCATTGGTCCGGATGACGATCTGGAAGACCGGCGCAATGATATCCGTGATGCCATCAAGATACTGGATACCGGCGCGGGCGTGCTCATCCTGACAGACATGTTCGGAGGCACGCCGTCCAATCTGGCGATTTCCCAGCTGACGCCCGGCAAAGTCGAAGTTCTGGCCGGTATCAATCTGCCGATGATGATCAAGCTGGCGGAATCGCGCAGCGCAATGGCGCTCGATGCACTGGCCGAAGCCGGTGAAGTCGCCGGACGGCGCTATATTGCACGTGCCTCGACCGTCCTTGTTGGCGCGTCGAAATAG